Proteins found in one Odocoileus virginianus isolate 20LAN1187 ecotype Illinois chromosome 10, Ovbor_1.2, whole genome shotgun sequence genomic segment:
- the XNDC1N gene encoding protein XNDC1N, which yields MAPVKISHVVSFSSQDPKYPVENLLNPDSQRGPWLSCPQDKSRQLKVELQLERAVPIGYIDVGNCGCAFLQIDVGRSSWSLDRPFVTLLPATMLMSLADSKQGKNRSGVRMFKNGDFLAPASGESWDRLRLTCSQPFTRHQPFGLAFLRVCSSLDSLDDPVEGPSVPVSSGLSQV from the exons ATGGCTCCAGTGAAGATTAGCCATGTGGTGTCATTTTCCTCTCAG GATCCCAAATATCCGGTGGAGAATTTGCTGAACCCAGACAGTCAGAGGGGACCGTGGCTCAGCTGTCCTCAGGACAAGAGCAGGCAGCTGAAAGTGGAGCTGCAGCTGGAGAGGGCAGTGCCCATTGGCTACATCGACGTGG GTAACTGTGGTTGTGCCTTCCTGCAAATTGACGTGGGTCGTTCCTCCTGGTCCCTGGACAGACCTTTCGtcaccctgctccctgcaaccATGCTGATGTCCCTGGCTGATTCAAAGCAGGGAAAAAACCGCTCAGGGGTCCGCATGTTTAAAAATG GCGATTTCCTGGCCCCAGCCTCAGGTGAGTCATGGGATCGACTTCGCCTGACCTGCTCCCAACCCTTCACACGTCATCAGCCCTTTGGCCTGGCCTTCCTGCGGGTATGTTCCTCTCTGGACTCCTTAGACGACCCTGTGGAGGGTCCCTCGGTCCCTGTGAGCTCAGGGCTGAGCCAGGTATGA